GCCTCATTATTAATTAGCTTTATCTACTTCCTTGTTAAACACGTAACAAAACAAAGCCCGCTTATAGCGCAACGTAGTTCACTTAAGCGGTGCTGCGTTGCGATTAACAGGGTATCGGGTCTTTGATATTTTTACCGCCCTAGGCCGATTTGGCTTAGGGCGTTTGTCTATAAAGAGGATAGATAAATCTCCTCGAAGGCTCTTTAAGCGTTTCGGCGTGTGACCTAAAGACACCGCTTTACTCATCATTTTGAGCTGGCTGGCTATAAATTGGCAAGCGTACTTAAAGCTGATTTCATTAGGTAAGCGTCCGTGTTCAACGGCAGCTTGACTAGCCTCTCGTCTCACCAAGTTATAACCAAGTAATAACCCCCACAGCTCTTGATAGACGAGTTCGACTGTTTTGCTTCTCAACACTAAAGCGTTGTGTTGCATTGAGCTCTTGATGTCACGATAACCTAATTCGATTTCCCATCTTTCATGATAAAGCTCTGCCACAGATTGAGCGTCATACTGCTCTCTAGGAAGCGAGGTAAACACCGTTTTGGATTTACCTTGAACCTCATAACTGACGGCTCTGACTGTCCATTTTTCTGGAAGACGAGGATTCTTTTTACGAGCTTGCGGTGAGACCTTCATCTCCACAAGCATGTCACTGCTTTCTTTATCATCCAGTAGAGTATATTTGACTCCTTTCTTTGCAGGGAGAAGCCAGTGTCTATTTATTCCACTGTTTTGCAGAGAAAGGAGTAAATCTGCACCATAAAAACCTTTATCCAGTAACGTCACTGAGTTGTCTGGTAGAGCGTTAATGAAAGGCATCGCTAGAGGAATTTCACCTCGGCGATACGGGCTTATCGCCGCATCAACGATGACATGAGAGCGAACATTCATCATAGTCACAACTCTCAATACTGGATGAGGTGTTTGTCTGTTGCTAGATGTATTTCCAGAGCCAAAATGTTCCCTCAATTCTGGTGTGTCAGCCGTTCTAAAAAGAGCGCCATCGACAGCAAAAACTTGTAAGCCTTGCCATGTATCATCAGGGTATCGCTCAAGTCCCCACGTTTTCCCACATTGCTTAAACAGCCATTCGGGTGCTGCTTTGCCTAAGCGTTGTCTTGCTTGGGTTAAGGCGCTCTTTGCCAATAACTCTTCATCAGCCAAACCGTCAGCACAGACGTTCATTCTTCGAGCG
This sequence is a window from Vibrio coralliilyticus. Protein-coding genes within it:
- a CDS encoding IS4 family transposase; amino-acid sequence: MSIQHFFADFLEENPVDVAQLTTFSEHIPDAWVAKAASLSDKATIRRRRLPSDMVLWLIVGMAFFRNEPIAEVARRMNVCADGLADEELLAKSALTQARQRLGKAAPEWLFKQCGKTWGLERYPDDTWQGLQVFAVDGALFRTADTPELREHFGSGNTSSNRQTPHPVLRVVTMMNVRSHVIVDAAISPYRRGEIPLAMPFINALPDNSVTLLDKGFYGADLLLSLQNSGINRHWLLPAKKGVKYTLLDDKESSDMLVEMKVSPQARKKNPRLPEKWTVRAVSYEVQGKSKTVFTSLPREQYDAQSVAELYHERWEIELGYRDIKSSMQHNALVLRSKTVELVYQELWGLLLGYNLVRREASQAAVEHGRLPNEISFKYACQFIASQLKMMSKAVSLGHTPKRLKSLRGDLSILFIDKRPKPNRPRAVKISKTRYPVNRNAAPLK